ATCGCGTGACCCGTGAGCGAAAGCTCGGCCTGTTTCAGCGGCAGCGGCTCGCCCGCAGCCACGCGCAGCTGCCACTCGACCAGGTCGAGGCCGGTGACCATCTCGGTGACGGGATGCTCCACCTGCAGGCGCGTGTTCATCTCCATGAAAAAGAACTCGCCATCGGGCGCGACGATGAACTCCACGGTGCCCGCTCCGGAATAGTCGACGGCGCGCGCCGCAGCGGCGGCCGCCTCGCCCATGCGGCGTCGTCGTTCGGCCGTCATGCCGGGCGCGGGCGCCTCTTCGACTACCTTCTGGTGCCGGCGCTGCACTGAGCAATCCCGCTCGAATAGATAGACGGCGTTGCCGTGCCGGTCGCCGAACACCTGCACTTCGATGTGGCGCGCGGGGTCCACGTATTTCTCGACCAGCACGCGGTCGTCCTTGAAGCTGGCCGCCGCCTCGCGCCGGCAACTGGCGAGCGCCGCGGAAAAGTCCGCGGCCGCGTCGACGCGCCGCATGCCTTTCCCGCCGCCACCCGCCACGGCCTTGATGAGCACCGGGAATCCGATGCGCTCGGCCTGCGCTTGCAGATAGTCCGGTTCCTGCCGCTCCCCGTGGTACCCGGGCGTGAGCGGCACTCCTGCCTTTTCCATCAGCGACTTCGCGGAGGATTTCGAGCCCATCGCGGCGATCGCCTGTGCGGAGGGGCCGATGAATGCGACACCCGCGCGCGCGCAAGCGGCAGCGAACTCTGCGTTCTCCGAAAGGAAACCGTACCCCGGGTGGATAGCCTCGGCGCCGGTGCGCCGCGCGGCCTCGACGATCGCCTCGCCGCGCAGGTAGCTGTCCTGCGGCAGCGGGCCGCCGATGGGGACGGCCTCGTCGCAGGCCGCGACGTGCGCCGAATGGGCATCGGCGTCGGAATAGATCGCGACCGTGCGAACTCCGAGGCGGCGCGCGGTACGCGCAATGCGGCAGGCGATCTCGCCGCGATTCGCGATCAGGATCCTGGAAAACACCGGTTGAGCTACTTCGCGGGGACCCAGGAGGGCGCACGTTTCTCGAGAAACGCAGCGATGCCTTCCCGGCCCTCGGGCGATACCCGCGCGTCCGCAATGCACTTGGCCGTGGCCGCCAGCAGCACGTCGTCCAGTGGCGCCTCGACGACATCGGCTAACAACCGCTTCGTCGCCGCCAGCGCGGCGGGACTGGCCGAGAGCAGCGCGTTCGCCTGCCGCTCGACGTGCGCCTCGAGTGCCGCGTGTTCGGTGACCTCGTGGACGAGCCCCAGCGCCTGCGCCTGCGCAGCAGTGAATTTCTCGGCGGTGAGCATGTAGCGCGCGGCCTGGCGCGCGCCCATCGCGCGGACCAGGTGCGGCGAAATCGTGGCCGCGACGATCCCCAGCTTCACTTCCGACAGGCCGAAGTTCGCGTTGTCCGCGGCAATGACGAGATCGCAGGCCGCGGCCAGCCCGACGCCGCCGCCATAGGCATCACCCTGCACGCACGCGATCACCGGCTTCGAGCAGGCGTGAACCGCGTTGAACATGCGCGCCACCTTGAGCGCGTCGTTGTGATTGTCGGCGTGGCTGAAGCCGGCCATCGCGCGCATCCAGTTGAGATCCGCGCCGGCGCAGAAGGCCGGGCCGCGCGCCGCCACGACCACCACGCGCGTGTCCGCGGCGGCTTCGATCGCGGC
This sequence is a window from Pseudomonadota bacterium. Protein-coding genes within it:
- a CDS encoding enoyl-CoA hydratase-related protein; translation: MTDKTLEIEQRGAVRWLWLSRPQVRNAFNDVLIAEMAAAFAAIEAAADTRVVVVAARGPAFCAGADLNWMRAMAGFSHADNHNDALKVARMFNAVHACSKPVIACVQGDAYGGGVGLAAACDLVIAADNANFGLSEVKLGIVAATISPHLVRAMGARQAARYMLTAEKFTAAQAQALGLVHEVTEHAALEAHVERQANALLSASPAALAATKRLLADVVEAPLDDVLLAATAKCIADARVSPEGREGIAAFLEKRAPSWVPAK